The region CATCGTCATCCCGCCGCCGAACGTCACCGGTTCGCTCCACATCGGGCATGCGCTGAACAATACGCTGCAGGACGTGCTGACGCGCTTCCACCGCATGCGCGGCAAGGCGGCCCTGTGGCTGCCGGGCACCGACCACGCGGGCATCGCCACCCAGATGGTGGTCGAACGCCAGTTGGCCGCCGAGGGAAACACCAGCCGCCGGGACATGGGCCGAGACGCCTTCATCGAGCGGGTGTGGAAGTGGAAGGCCGAGAGCGCCGGTTCGATCCAGAACCAGCTGCGTCGCCTGGGCGCGTCCTGCGACTGGAGCCGCGAGCGCTTCACCCTGGACGAGGGCCTGTCGGCCGCCGTGCGCAAGGTCTTCGTCCAGCTCTACAAGGAAGGCCTGATCTACCGCGACAAGCGACTGGTGAACTGGGACCCGCATTTCCAGACCGCCATCTCCGACCTCGAGGTCGAGCAGAAGGAGGTCGACGGTCACTACTGGCACTTCGCCTATACGCTTGAAGACGGCGTCACCTATCAGCACCCCATCGCCTTCGACGACGAAGGCAAGGCGACCGAGTGGGAGACGCGCGACTTCATCGTCGTCGCCACCACCCGCCCCGAGACGATGCTGGGCGACACCGGCGTGGCCGTGCATCCGACCGACGAGCGCTATCAGGGTCTGATTGGCAAGCATGTGCGCCTGCCCATCACCGGCCGCCTGATCCCGATCGTGCCGGACGAATACGCCGACCCTGAAAAGGGTTCGGGCGCGGTGAAGATCACCCCGGCGCACGACTTCAACGACTTCCAGGTCGGCAAGCGTCATGATCTGGAGGCGATCAACATCCTCGACGCCTATGGCCGCATCAGCGAGCCGGCGCCGGCCGAGTATGTGGGCATGGACCGCTTCGCCGCCCGCAAGGCGATCATCGCCCGCGCCGAGGAAGAAGGCTGGCTGCGCGCCATCGAGAAGACCCGCCACATGGTCCCGCATGGCGACCGTTCGGGCGTCGTCATCGAGCCGTGGCTGACAGACCAGTGGTACGTCGACGCCGCTACCCTGGCCAAGCCGGCCATCGCGGCGGTGGAGAACGGCGACACCGTCTTCGAGCCGAAGAACTGGGAGAAGACCTACTTCGAATGGATGCGCAACATCGAGCCGTGGTGCGTGTCGCGCCAGCTATGGTGGGGCCACCGCATTCCGGCCTGGTATACCTTCATCAAGAAGAGTGACTCCGCCACCTTCCTCGAAGATCGCGCTAATCCCGAAATCTTCGTAGCCGAGACGGAGGAGGAAGCCATTGCTCTGGCGGAGGCCTACTTCGGATCGAAAGTCGTGGTTGTTTCGGATGCCGCCGAAGCGACACAGCATGCCTATTCGCAACAGATAAAGCCTGACGACCAAAAGACTTGGCCGATCTTCCGTGACGAAGACGTCCTGGACACCTGGTTCTCGTCCGGCCTGTGGCCGTTCTCGACCATGGGCTGGCCGGAGAAGACCTCGGACCTGGAGCGGTTCTATCCGACCCAGACCCTGGTCACGGGTTTCGACATCATCTTCTTCTGGGTCGCCCGGATGATGATGATGGGCCTGCACTTCACCGGCGAGGTCCCCTTCAAGCGCGTGGTCATCAACGCCCTGGTCCGCGACGAGAAGGGCCAGAAGATGAGCAAGTCCAAGGGCAACGTCATCGATCCGCTGGAGATCATTGACGACCTGGGCTGCGACGCCATGCGCTTCACCCTGACCGCCATGTCGGGCCAGGCGCGGGACATCAAGCTGTCGCGTCAGCGCATCGAGGGCTATCGCAACTTCGGCACCAAGCTGTGGAACGCCGCGCGCTTCGCTCAGATGAACGAGTGCGTGCGGGTCGAGGGCTTCGATCCGGCCGACGTCACCCAGACGATCAATAAGTGGATCCGCGGCGAGACGGCCAAGACCGCGGCCGAGGTAACCAAGGCGCTTGAAGACGCTTCGTTCGATGAAGCGGCCGGCGCCCTGTACCGCTTCGTCTGGAATGTCTTCTGCGACTGGTACCTGGAACTGGCCAAGCCGATCCTCAACGGGGACGACCAGGCGGCCAAGACCGAGACCCGCGCTACGGCGGCCTGGGCCCTGGATGTGTGCCTGAAGCTGCTGCACCCGGTGATGCCGTTCATCACCGAGGAGCTGTGGAACAAGACGGCTGAATTCGGTCACGCCCGCGACGGCATGCTGATCACCGCCAAGTGGCCGGACCTGCCCCTGTCGTTCGTGGACGCCGCCGCAGAGGCCGAGATCGGCCTGGTGGTCGCGGCGGTCAGCGAGGGCCGTTCGGTTCGCGCAGAACTGAACGTGCCGCCGTCGGCCAAGCCGCCGCTGCTGGTGCTGGACGCCAGCGACGCGCAGCGCGCCGCCTTCCAGTCCAACGCCGCGGTGATCGCCCAGACCCTTCGCGTCTCTGGCGTGAAATTCGAGACGACGGCGCCGGAGGGGGCCATCCCCTTCGTCGTCGAGGGTGCGACCCTGGCTCTTCCCGTTGCGGAGTTCATCGACCTGACGGCGGAAAAGGCGCGTCTGGCCAAGGAGATCGCCAGCCACGTCAGCGACATCGAGCGCACCGCCAAGAAGCTGGACAACGCCGACTTCATCGCGCGCGCCAAGCCTGAAGTGGTTGAGGAGAACCGCGAACGCCTGGCCGCGGCGGAGGCGGCCAAGGCCAAGCTGGAGGCCGCCTTGGCGCGTCTGGAAGCGGTCGGCTGATCCAGCCGCTGCGCTGAAACGAGACAAGAGGCGGCGCCTGGAGATCGGGCGCCGCCTCTTTGCATTTACGGCGAGCGCTGTTCCCTAACTTATCGATGTTCCCTCACGGTCAAACGGACGTTTACATCCCGGTCCCGGCGGTGTTTTCTGTGCGGCGAGGCGCTCGATAGAAGCGCAGACCTACCGGGAGTGCATGATGACCCAGGCCGCGACCGCAGCCACCCCTCAACCTTGGCCCGCCATGTCGGTGAAACAGGCCTTCGCCATGATCACGGCGCCTGGCACGCCGTGCGAGATGGAGGAGCTGGACATCCGCGGGGTGAAGACGCGGGTCTGGAAGAATGCGCCGCCCGCCCTGCGGTCCATCGTGGAAATGGGCCGCGCCCATGGTCAGAAGGTTTTCCTGGTCCACGAGGACGAGCGGGTCACCTTCGAGGCCTTCTATCGCGCGGTGGTCGCCTTCGCGGCCGAACTGCTTTCCTTTGGTGTGCAGAAGGGCGACCGTATCGCCCTGGTGATGCGCAACCTGCCCGAATGGCCGGTGGCCTTCTATGCGGGTGTCTCGGTGGGCGCGATCGTCACACCGCTGAACGCCTGGTGGACGGGGGCCGAACTGGAATACGGCCTGACCGATTCCGGGGCCAAGGTCCTGATCGTCGACGCAGAGCGTTTCGAGCGCCTGGCCGAACATCTGCCCAACTGCCCCGAACTTCAGCGTGTCTATGTCAGCCGTGAGGTGGACGAGGTCACGCACCCTTACGTCTGCAAGCTGGAAAGCAAGATCGGCGCTCCCAATGACTGGGCGAAGCTGCCGGATGCGCCCCTGCCGACGGTGGAGATCCAGCCCGACGACGACGCGACGATCTTCTACACCTCGGGGACCACGGGAAAGCCCAAGGGCGCCCTGGCCACCCAGCGCAATATCAACTCCAACATCCTGGCGGCCCTGTGCTCGGGCGCGCGCCCCTTCCTGCGTCGGGGTGAAGCGCCGCCTGCGCCTGACCCGGACGCGCCGCAGAAGGCGTCCCTGCTGTCGGTGCCGTTCTTCCACGCCACGGGTTGCTTCGCCGTGCTGAACCCGTCGCTGTTCGGCGGCGCCAAGCTGGTCATGATGCGCAAGTGGGATCCGGAAAAGGCGATGCAGGTGATCGAGCGCGAGCGGGTCACCCAGATCGGCGGCGTGCCGACCATCGCCTGGCAGATCATCGAACATCCGGCCCGTGAGAACTATGACCTGTCGTCCATCGAGACGGTGGCTTATGGCGGCGCGCCCTCGGCGCCCGAACTGGTCCGCAAGATCAAGGAGCTGTGGCCAAAGTCCTCGCCCGGCAACGGTTGGGGCATGACCGAGACGTCCGCGACGGCCACCAGCAACTCCGCCGAGGACTACGAACACCGCCCCGACAGCTGCGGCCCGGCCGTGCCGGTCACGGACCTGAAGATCATGTCGATCGAGGGCGACCGCGAACTGCCGATCGGCGAGGTCGGCGAGCTGTGGTGCAAGGGCCCGCAGGTGGTGAAAGGCTATTGGAACAAGCCTGAAGCCACGGCCCAGACCTTCGTCGATGGTTGGGTGAAGACGGGCGACCTGGCGCGCCTGGATGACGAGGGCTTCTGTTTCATCATTGACCGGGCCAAGGACATGCTGATCCGCGGCGGGGAGAACATCTACTGCATCGAGGTCGAGAACGTCCTCTACGACCACCCGGCGGTTATGGATGCGGCCCTGGTCGGCATCCCGCATAAAAGCCTGGGCGAGGAGCCAGCGGCGGTGGTGACCCTAAAGCCCGACACCCAGGCCACCGAGACCGAGCTGCGCGCGTTCGTGGCCGACAGGCTGGCGGCCTTCAAGGTGCCGGTGAAGGTGGTGTTCTGGCACGAGACCTTGCCACGCAACGCCAATGGCAAGATCCTCAAGAACGAACTGAAGAAGGTGTTCGTGGAGGGCTGACTCCATGGTGCAGTCGAAGGCGCCAACCGTCGACGCCTATATGGAGACGGTCGAGCCGGATCGGCTCGCCGCTCTCCAGCGGCTGCGCGCGTTGTGCCGAAGCGTCCTCGATGGCTACGAGGAGAAGATGGCCTGGGGCATGCCGGGCTACAGCCTGAACGGACAGGATCCGGCCGTCGCCTTCAATAGCCAGAAGCGCCACATCGCCTTTTACGCCGGGCAGACCGCCGTCGAGCGGTTCAAGGATCAACTGGGAGGCATCGACTGCGGCAAGGGCTGCGTGCGCTACAGCCGTCCCGACAGGATCGACTTTGCTGTGGTCGAGGCCATGCTCAGGGACATCAAGGCGCGCGGCCAGTCGATGTCCTGAGTTATCAGGCGTGGACCGGCGGCCGTCGGTGCGCCCAGGGAAGGGCCCGCTCCAGCTCATAGGCTAGCTCGAACAGGGTCTTCTCATCGCCGGCCTTGGCCGCGAACTGCACGCCCACGGGCAGGCCATCGGACGTCCAGTAGAGCGGCACGCTCATGGCAGGGGCTCCCGCCACGTTTTCGATAGGCGTGTAGCCTACATAGGCCACCAGCCGCTGGACCAGCGTGTCGAATGGTACGTCCCCGGAGACATAGCCCAACTGCACCGGCGGCTTGCCCAGGACGGGGCTAAGGATCACGTCATAGGTGTCGAACCAGCCATTATAGGCGGCGGCTGATGCATTGAGGCGGGCTACGACCGCGTCCATGCCGCCGGGCGCCGACTTGCCCAACTCCGCCACGCCCAGAGAGAACGGCTCCAGCACCGAGGCGTCGGGGGCCTTGCCCATGATGCGGGTCAATTCGGTCACGAGGCCAGCGGCGGATGATCCCCACAGGGCGTTGAAGTCGCGGGCGAACTGCTCGCCGTCGATGGGCCAGCGGGTGGGCTGCACCTGATGGCCGAGGCCGCGCAGCAGGGCGGCGGCGTTCTCGACCGCCTTGGCCACCTCAGCGTCGGGCTTCAGGCCTGTGCCGCCCTCGATGACCACGCCGACGCGCAGGCGGCGCCTGGACGGCTCCAGGACAAAGCCAATCGGGGGCAGGGGCGATCCGGCCTCTGCGTTTTCGGTGGCCGCGAACAGGGCGGCGCTGTCGCGTACGCTGTGGGAGACGCAATGCTCCACGGCCAGATCGATGGCGCGCCGGCTGGGCCGAGGGCCGATCATGCGTCCGCGCGACGGCTTCAGACCGAACAGACCGCAGTTGGCGGCCGGAATCCGGATCGAACCGCCGCCGTCATTGGCGTGGGCGATCGCAACGACCCCGGCTGCGGTCGCGGCCGCCGCGCCCCCTGAGGAGCCGCCCGGAGAGCGCGCC is a window of Caulobacter sp. NIBR2454 DNA encoding:
- a CDS encoding iron chaperone; this translates as MVQSKAPTVDAYMETVEPDRLAALQRLRALCRSVLDGYEEKMAWGMPGYSLNGQDPAVAFNSQKRHIAFYAGQTAVERFKDQLGGIDCGKGCVRYSRPDRIDFAVVEAMLRDIKARGQSMS
- a CDS encoding valine--tRNA ligase; this encodes MLEKTFDPKTVEPRLYEAWEASGAFKPTDDPNAEPFSIVIPPPNVTGSLHIGHALNNTLQDVLTRFHRMRGKAALWLPGTDHAGIATQMVVERQLAAEGNTSRRDMGRDAFIERVWKWKAESAGSIQNQLRRLGASCDWSRERFTLDEGLSAAVRKVFVQLYKEGLIYRDKRLVNWDPHFQTAISDLEVEQKEVDGHYWHFAYTLEDGVTYQHPIAFDDEGKATEWETRDFIVVATTRPETMLGDTGVAVHPTDERYQGLIGKHVRLPITGRLIPIVPDEYADPEKGSGAVKITPAHDFNDFQVGKRHDLEAINILDAYGRISEPAPAEYVGMDRFAARKAIIARAEEEGWLRAIEKTRHMVPHGDRSGVVIEPWLTDQWYVDAATLAKPAIAAVENGDTVFEPKNWEKTYFEWMRNIEPWCVSRQLWWGHRIPAWYTFIKKSDSATFLEDRANPEIFVAETEEEAIALAEAYFGSKVVVVSDAAEATQHAYSQQIKPDDQKTWPIFRDEDVLDTWFSSGLWPFSTMGWPEKTSDLERFYPTQTLVTGFDIIFFWVARMMMMGLHFTGEVPFKRVVINALVRDEKGQKMSKSKGNVIDPLEIIDDLGCDAMRFTLTAMSGQARDIKLSRQRIEGYRNFGTKLWNAARFAQMNECVRVEGFDPADVTQTINKWIRGETAKTAAEVTKALEDASFDEAAGALYRFVWNVFCDWYLELAKPILNGDDQAAKTETRATAAWALDVCLKLLHPVMPFITEELWNKTAEFGHARDGMLITAKWPDLPLSFVDAAAEAEIGLVVAAVSEGRSVRAELNVPPSAKPPLLVLDASDAQRAAFQSNAAVIAQTLRVSGVKFETTAPEGAIPFVVEGATLALPVAEFIDLTAEKARLAKEIASHVSDIERTAKKLDNADFIARAKPEVVEENRERLAAAEAAKAKLEAALARLEAVG
- a CDS encoding class I adenylate-forming enzyme family protein produces the protein MTQAATAATPQPWPAMSVKQAFAMITAPGTPCEMEELDIRGVKTRVWKNAPPALRSIVEMGRAHGQKVFLVHEDERVTFEAFYRAVVAFAAELLSFGVQKGDRIALVMRNLPEWPVAFYAGVSVGAIVTPLNAWWTGAELEYGLTDSGAKVLIVDAERFERLAEHLPNCPELQRVYVSREVDEVTHPYVCKLESKIGAPNDWAKLPDAPLPTVEIQPDDDATIFYTSGTTGKPKGALATQRNINSNILAALCSGARPFLRRGEAPPAPDPDAPQKASLLSVPFFHATGCFAVLNPSLFGGAKLVMMRKWDPEKAMQVIERERVTQIGGVPTIAWQIIEHPARENYDLSSIETVAYGGAPSAPELVRKIKELWPKSSPGNGWGMTETSATATSNSAEDYEHRPDSCGPAVPVTDLKIMSIEGDRELPIGEVGELWCKGPQVVKGYWNKPEATAQTFVDGWVKTGDLARLDDEGFCFIIDRAKDMLIRGGENIYCIEVENVLYDHPAVMDAALVGIPHKSLGEEPAAVVTLKPDTQATETELRAFVADRLAAFKVPVKVVFWHETLPRNANGKILKNELKKVFVEG
- a CDS encoding amidase, producing the protein MSLLRRDLLVATSAAGLAPAFGAQASSSAPWTPDASEIASRIRRKKLSPVEAVETAIRNAEALNPKLNFMVTPNFERAVDRAKAGGLTGPFAGVPFLVKDLNDVRGLPTRYGSRTGAQAQAAKTQDAYIDAFERAGFIIIGKSATPEYGFLPTTEPLASAPTRNPWNLARSPGGSSGGAAAATAAGVVAIAHANDGGGSIRIPAANCGLFGLKPSRGRMIGPRPSRRAIDLAVEHCVSHSVRDSAALFAATENAEAGSPLPPIGFVLEPSRRRLRVGVVIEGGTGLKPDAEVAKAVENAAALLRGLGHQVQPTRWPIDGEQFARDFNALWGSSAAGLVTELTRIMGKAPDASVLEPFSLGVAELGKSAPGGMDAVVARLNASAAAYNGWFDTYDVILSPVLGKPPVQLGYVSGDVPFDTLVQRLVAYVGYTPIENVAGAPAMSVPLYWTSDGLPVGVQFAAKAGDEKTLFELAYELERALPWAHRRPPVHA